A single window of Nocardioides baekrokdamisoli DNA harbors:
- a CDS encoding DUF3073 domain-containing protein translates to MGRGRQKAKQTKVARDLKYQTLDTDFGALARELHGSEGASSEVDDDLDETGVDDKWADYRS, encoded by the coding sequence ATGGGTCGCGGCCGTCAGAAAGCCAAGCAGACGAAGGTCGCTCGCGACCTCAAGTACCAGACGCTCGACACCGATTTCGGTGCGCTCGCCCGTGAGCTTCACGGCAGCGAGGGTGCGTCGTCCGAGGTCGATGACGACCTCGACGAAACTGGTGTCGACGACAAATGGGCCGACTACCGATCTTGA
- the purM gene encoding phosphoribosylformylglycinamidine cyclo-ligase, whose translation MTNAYAAAGVDIHAADAAIEMFKGAVAKTKRPEVIGGLGGFAGLFDASALKRFDKPVLATSTDGVGTKVAIAQAMDIHDTIGFDLVGMVVDDLVVCGAEPLFMTDYIATGKVVPEVITSIVTGIANACAEAGVALVGGEIAEHPGLLKAGEYDVAGATTGVVEADAMLGPDKVRAGDVVLAMAASGLHSNGYSLVRHVLLNNAGIPLDRHIDELGHTLGEELLVPTRLYTKPSLELARTTGIHALSHVTGGGLAANLERVLPKTVGVEIDRSTWAPQPIFDLVRKTGDVALADLEMTLNCGVGMVALLPGDDVDAAIAALGRYGISAWVAGRVTDTPGGVVNLSGTYQGWV comes from the coding sequence ATGACCAACGCGTACGCCGCTGCCGGTGTCGACATCCACGCCGCCGATGCGGCGATCGAGATGTTCAAGGGCGCCGTGGCGAAGACGAAGCGGCCGGAGGTCATTGGGGGGTTGGGCGGTTTCGCCGGTCTGTTCGACGCGAGCGCCCTCAAGCGTTTCGACAAGCCGGTTCTGGCGACCTCGACCGATGGTGTCGGCACGAAGGTCGCGATCGCGCAGGCGATGGACATCCACGACACGATCGGATTCGATCTGGTCGGCATGGTGGTCGATGACCTCGTCGTCTGTGGCGCCGAGCCGCTCTTCATGACTGACTACATTGCGACCGGCAAGGTCGTGCCCGAGGTCATCACCTCGATCGTCACCGGCATCGCCAACGCCTGCGCCGAGGCCGGTGTGGCCCTGGTCGGCGGCGAGATCGCCGAGCATCCGGGGCTGCTCAAGGCCGGTGAGTACGACGTCGCTGGCGCCACTACCGGCGTCGTCGAGGCCGATGCGATGTTGGGCCCGGACAAGGTCCGTGCCGGAGACGTTGTCCTCGCGATGGCCGCCAGCGGCCTGCACTCCAACGGGTACTCGTTGGTCAGGCACGTGCTGCTCAACAACGCGGGCATACCGCTCGACAGGCACATCGACGAGCTCGGTCACACGCTCGGCGAGGAGTTGCTCGTCCCGACCCGCCTCTACACCAAGCCGTCGCTGGAATTGGCGCGTACGACCGGCATCCATGCCCTGTCGCACGTCACCGGCGGGGGCCTGGCAGCCAACCTGGAGCGCGTCCTCCCGAAGACGGTCGGTGTCGAGATCGATCGCTCGACGTGGGCTCCGCAGCCGATCTTCGACCTCGTCCGCAAGACCGGCGACGTCGCGCTCGCGGACCTCGAGATGACCCTCAATTGCGGCGTCGGCATGGTCGCGCTGCTGCCGGGCGACGATGTCGACGCGGCGATCGCTGCGCTGGGTCGGTACGGCATCTCGGCCTGGGTCGCGGGTCGCGTGACCGACACGCCGGGCGGTGTCGTGAACCTCTCTGGCACCTATCAGGGCTGGGTCTGA
- a CDS encoding dipeptidase — MDLKATVHDLMPAILEDLKDLVRIQSVSADPDRLDQVEVSAQKTADLFRAEGFDVDIVRAFDGAPPAVMGEKKGPEGAPTVLLYAHHDVQPENDPADWDSPPFEPTIRGDRLYGRGAADDKAGIMTHLGAVRALGADLPVTVRLFIEGEEEVASATLPQLLEQNVERLRADVIVIGDSGNWDIGVPALTTSLRGLIRVDVEVRTLDHAVHSGMWGGLAPDAIMAMIRLLNSLWTEDGSPAVKGLVGGPAADVDYPEDRLRAESGILDGVSWVGDGPMVERLWTKPAISITGFDAPKVAGASNTLIPTARARVTVRIAPGDSGENAVARLLEHLEEHTPFGAHVSTTVVDTGEPIAIPADGPAYDMARAAFAEAWDGTQPVDMGVGGSIPFIAEFLDTFPQASVLVTGVEDPDTRAHGPNEGLHLAEFERVVTAHALLLQRLGAL; from the coding sequence ATGGATCTGAAGGCGACCGTTCACGACCTCATGCCCGCGATTCTGGAGGACCTCAAGGACCTCGTCAGGATCCAGTCGGTGAGCGCGGATCCGGACCGGCTCGACCAGGTCGAGGTCAGCGCGCAGAAGACCGCTGACCTGTTCCGGGCCGAGGGTTTCGACGTCGACATCGTCCGTGCGTTCGATGGCGCCCCCCCGGCGGTCATGGGGGAGAAGAAGGGTCCTGAGGGAGCCCCGACGGTGCTTCTGTACGCGCACCACGACGTGCAGCCCGAGAACGACCCGGCCGACTGGGACAGCCCGCCGTTCGAGCCGACCATCCGGGGCGACCGCCTCTACGGCCGCGGTGCCGCCGACGACAAGGCCGGCATCATGACCCACCTCGGAGCCGTACGCGCGCTCGGTGCCGACCTTCCCGTCACCGTCAGACTCTTCATCGAGGGCGAGGAGGAAGTCGCCAGCGCAACCCTGCCCCAGCTCCTCGAGCAGAACGTCGAGCGCCTCCGCGCCGACGTGATCGTCATCGGCGACTCCGGCAACTGGGACATCGGCGTACCCGCACTCACCACCAGCCTGCGCGGCCTGATCCGCGTGGACGTGGAGGTCCGGACCCTCGACCACGCCGTGCACAGCGGTATGTGGGGCGGTCTGGCGCCGGACGCGATCATGGCGATGATCCGACTGCTCAACAGTCTGTGGACCGAGGACGGCTCGCCGGCGGTCAAGGGGCTTGTCGGCGGTCCGGCCGCCGACGTGGACTATCCCGAGGACCGGCTGCGCGCCGAGTCCGGGATCCTCGACGGCGTCTCGTGGGTCGGCGACGGCCCCATGGTGGAGCGGTTGTGGACCAAGCCGGCGATCAGCATCACCGGCTTCGACGCCCCCAAGGTTGCGGGCGCCTCCAACACCCTGATCCCGACCGCACGAGCTCGCGTGACGGTACGCATCGCACCCGGCGACAGCGGCGAGAACGCGGTGGCGCGGCTCCTGGAGCACCTCGAGGAACACACTCCGTTCGGTGCGCATGTCTCCACGACGGTGGTCGACACCGGTGAGCCGATCGCGATCCCGGCCGACGGCCCGGCGTACGACATGGCCCGGGCGGCCTTCGCCGAGGCCTGGGACGGTACGCAGCCGGTCGACATGGGTGTCGGCGGCTCGATCCCCTTCATTGCGGAGTTCCTGGACACCTTCCCGCAGGCGAGCGTGCTGGTGACGGGTGTCGAGGACCCTGACACGCGCGCCCACGGACCGAACGAAGGTCTGCACCTGGCTGAGTTCGAGCGGGTCGTGACCGCTCATGCGCTGCTTCTGCAGCGTCTCGGGGCTCTGTGA
- a CDS encoding sterol carrier family protein has product MSRRLQPLDPVALAAAVEAADRRALTKHYLAVLESRAPGKSVEVRIPPYAAIQCIEGVRHTRGTPPAVIEMDPDTWIATASGALPWADAVASGKVRASGERTDLSTYLPLS; this is encoded by the coding sequence GTGAGCCGTCGGCTTCAACCTCTCGACCCGGTCGCGCTGGCGGCTGCGGTCGAGGCGGCCGATCGTCGCGCGCTGACCAAGCACTACCTCGCTGTGCTCGAGTCCCGAGCACCCGGGAAGTCCGTCGAGGTCCGGATCCCGCCGTACGCGGCGATCCAGTGCATCGAGGGCGTACGCCACACCCGCGGAACGCCGCCGGCCGTCATCGAGATGGACCCGGACACCTGGATCGCGACCGCCTCGGGCGCGCTCCCCTGGGCCGACGCGGTGGCCTCCGGGAAGGTTCGCGCCAGCGGGGAGCGTACGGACCTCTCCACGTACCTGCCGCTCTCGTGA